The sequence below is a genomic window from Polaribacter vadi.
AACATAATTATCTTCAGCGATTCTGCTAATCGATTGAATGTGTTTTAACTGATTGTGTTGTGTTTCTGATAAATAATACAACACTGCACCAGCTGCAATAATTCCGTTTTTTACTTCGTGAATTCCAAAACCTTTTAAGCTTTTTACTTCAAAATGATTGTGTAAAGTTTCATTGGCATATTCCTTTTGAAAAACCCAATCATCTAAATAAAAGGTGTAATATCTGTTTTCAAAAAGCTCTAAAAATTGTTGTTTGTGTTGTTTTTGAACTAAAACTTCGCTTGGCGAAAAATTTTGCAACAATTTATCTATGTATTCTGCATTTCCTTGCGCTACTAAATATTCGCCTGTGGAAACATCTAGAAATGAAATTCCGAGTTGTTTTTTATCAAAATGAACGGCTGCTAAAAAATTGTTGGTTTTGCTTTGTAAAACTTCGTCGTTCAAAGAAACTCCAGGAGTAACTAATTCTGTAACACCACGTTTTACAATGGTTTTGGTCATTTTTGGATCTTCTAACTGATCGCAAATTGCCACACGCATTCCAGCTTTTACCAACTTTGGTAAATAGGTGTTTAAAGAATGATGAGGAAAACCAGCCAAAGCAGTTTCAGAATCAGAACCTGCACCTCTTTTCGTTAATGTAATTCCTAAAACTCCAGCTGCTTTTTTGGCATCTTCTCCAAAAGTTTCGTAGAAATCTCCAACACGAAAAAGTAACATAGCATCAGGATATTTTTTCTTGATAGCATTGTATTGTTTCATTAAAGGAGTTACCTTTTTTACTTTTGATTTTGCCAAGTTTAGGATTTTTTCGATTAGTTTTGCGAAGATAAAAATTAGTAAGCAGTATTCAGTTGCAGTTTGCAGTGAACTTATTCACAAGATATGAGAAAATTAAAAAATAACGAATTAGGTAGAATTTCGGTTGATGAATTTAAATCGACAAAAAAAACACCTTTAATAATCGTTTTAGATAATGTTAGAAGTTTAAATAATATTGGTTCTGTGTTCAGAACTTCGGATGCTTTTTTGATTGAGAAAATTTATTTGTGTGGCATTTGTGCAACTCCACCAAATAAGGACATTCATAAAACTGCTTTGGGTGCAACTGAATCTGTGGAATGGGAATATGCTGAAAGCACGCTTTCAGTAGTTGAAAGTTTAAAAAATTCAAAAGTCAAGGTTTTGGCTATTGAACAAGCTGAAAATTCGACCAAATTAGATACTTTTTATCCAGAAAAAGACACAAAATATGCAATTGTGATGGGAAATGAGGTAAAAGGTGTACAGCAAGATGTGGTAAATGCAAGCGATTTTTGTATTGAAATTCCGCAATTGGGAACCAAACATTCTTTGAATATTTCTGTAACGACTGGTGTTGTTATTTGGGATTTGTTTGTGAAGTTGAAAGGGTTATAAATCTCTTAATTACAAGAAAATAAAACATCTATATAACAAGGATTGAAGCTTGTGCTTATTAAAAAAAAAATCAAATTTGTGAAAATTTATATGTAAAAATTATTTTACCCCTCAAAGGGTTTCAAACCCTTTGAGGGGTATTTCTATTTCTAAATTAAAATTCTAAAACTTTACAAAAAAACCAAAGTTAGTAAGCACGTTTAGCCCAGATTGAAGCATTT
It includes:
- a CDS encoding TrmH family RNA methyltransferase, whose amino-acid sequence is MRKLKNNELGRISVDEFKSTKKTPLIIVLDNVRSLNNIGSVFRTSDAFLIEKIYLCGICATPPNKDIHKTALGATESVEWEYAESTLSVVESLKNSKVKVLAIEQAENSTKLDTFYPEKDTKYAIVMGNEVKGVQQDVVNASDFCIEIPQLGTKHSLNISVTTGVVIWDLFVKLKGL